The following proteins come from a genomic window of Penaeus monodon isolate SGIC_2016 chromosome 22, NSTDA_Pmon_1, whole genome shotgun sequence:
- the LOC119587579 gene encoding uncharacterized protein LOC119587579, with translation MRPSLSLLLAALALLLGSSRAEKLSVLLPGQEGEFSIGHGEPGFDLRSAGLGLGLPTAAAPASLPTFPPASNGVSGGGSIFNSGVSLEGSVPALSALYDVPDAGSTQQEVQGACQASTVVVTSRDVVVSTRVSVSQVVVPTTVVQERVVTSTRVQFQTDYQTSYVTVQGPAQTFTEVVTRPVTQFQTVTSTRQQVVNVPVTQVSYVTQVVTSRDPQYITVTRTSQVPVVQTVVSTQVQQEYITATVTQTQYAPNTACAGSSSTSTGTGGYTYPEPVTTGLSSGAAAVSGVSSGGYYGTAGSSDGYYGGVSPSGSYGTSGFYGSSGGYYGRYPSSGYYRPRGNQYKSKGLFGKWGK, from the exons ATGAGACCGAGCCTCAGCCTCCTTCTGGCCGCGCTGGCCCTCCTCCTAGGCTCCTCCAGGGCCGAAAAACTCTCCGTTCTCCTGCCAGGTCAAGAAGGAGAGTTCAGCATAGGTCACGGAGAGCCGGGCTTTGACCTGAGAAGCgccggtctcggtctcggtctcccTACTGCTGCCGCTCCTGCTTCTTTGCCTACATTCCCGCCTGCTTCCAATGGGGTGTCTGGCGGGGGCTCCATCTTCAACTCCGGGGTCAGCTTGGAGGGATCGGTGCCTGCTCTGAGTG CGCTCTATGACGTGCCCGACGCTGGCTCGACCCAGCAGGAAGTCCAAGGGGCATGTCAGGCATCTACTGTGGTTGTGACGTCACGGGATGTCGTGGTGTCAACTCGCGTGTCTGTCAGtcag GTTGTCGTCCCTACGACCGTCGTCCAGGAGAGAGTCGTGACGTCAACAAGGGTCCAGTTCCAGACCGACTACCAAACTTCTTACGTCACTGTTCAAGGCCCTGCACAG ACTTTCACTGAG GTGGTGACTCGTCCAGTGACACAGTTCCAGACCGTTACTTCTACTCGCCAGCAAGTCGTTAATGTACCTGTTACCCAGGTATCCTACGTTACACAG GTGGTGACATCACGCGACCCTCAGTATATCACCGTCACTCGAACATCTCAAGTTCCCGTTGTACAAACTGTGGTCAGCACGCAAGTACAGCAGGAGTACATCACCGCCACCGTCACCCAGACACAGTACGCCCCCAACACCGCCTGCGCAggttcctcctccacctctacagGCACTGGTGGGTACACCTACCCCGAGCCCGTTACCACAGGCCTCTCCTCTGGTGCCGCTGCCGTGAGTGGCGTCAGCTCGGGTGGCTACTACGGTACAGCAGGCTCGTCTGACGGTTACTACGGCGGTGTCAGCCCCTCTGGTTCCTACGGTACCTCAGGGTTCTACGGCAGCAGCGGTGGGTACTACGGCCGGTACCCTTCTAGCGGGTATTACAGGCCACGCGGAAACCAGTACAAATCCAAGGGGCTCTTCGGAAagtgggggaaataa